The following is a genomic window from Candidatus Omnitrophota bacterium.
GGCTTTGACCGCGAGCTCAAGGACAAGATAGTAGGCAGTTTCGCGCATATCACCGTTGAATCGGAAGCCGGCATAGCCGACTACGGCGCTTTGGCTGAAACGATAAAGAGCGTCCCTATGGTTGAAGCGGTCAGCCCTTACATCCAGGGACAGGTGTTGATCTCCGCCTACGATAAGCTTTTCCCCGTGGCAGTGCGCGGCATAGAGCCGGATACAGAGAAAAATATTTCCAAGCTCCGGGAATATATAACAAAAGGTGATTTTGACGGGCTCAAAGATGATGCCTGCGTTATCGGCAGCGAGCTGGCTTATTCTTTCGGGCTGGGCATAGGCGATACCTTGTCGGTGTATTCACCCCTGTTTTCCAAAGATAAGGCGCATCTGGCCGTGGCCGCCGTCTTTAACTCAGGGATGTATGATTACGACTCAGGCCTGATCTTTGTAAATATAGGCACTGCCCAGCGGCTCTTCGGTATGGGGGGCGCGATCGCCGGAGCCGCCGTGAAGCTGAGCGATCTGGACGCCGCGGACAGCGTCAAGCTGAACATACACAGAAAGCTCGGCTTCAATTATAAGGTGATGTCCTGGATGGACAGGAACAGGAACTTTTTTGCCGCGCTCCAACTTGAAAAGGTGACCATGTTCATCATACTCGCGCTTATTGTCCTGGTCGCCTGTTTTAACATAATCAGCACGCTGATAGTAATGGTCGTGCAGAAGACAAGGGATATAGGCATACTGCGCACCATAGGCGCCACGAGGAAGAGCGTGAGGCGCGCGTTCATGCTGGTGGGTTTGCTTATCGGCGGCTCCGGCATATTGGCCGGCACAGGCCTGGGTGTGCTGCTGTGTTTGCTGCTTAAAAAATACCAGTTCGTGAAGCTTCCGGCGGACATATATTATATCCAAACCCTGCCCGTGTACCTGAAGTTATGGCCGGATATAATCTGTATCGTATCGTCGGCGTTATTGATAATATTCCTTTCTACCATTTACCCGGCAGCCAGGGCAGCCAGGGTCGTGCCTGCCGAGGCATTGAGGTATGAGTAATGATAGAGGCGCGCAAATTAAATAAGGTATACGGCACGGGCAGCCGCTCGCTTCATGTGCTCAAGGACATAGATATCAGGATCCGCAAGGGGGAGTTTGTTTCCATAGCCGGGCCGTCGGGCGCGGGCAAGTCCACGCTGCTGCATCTTCTCGGCGGCATAGACCTTCCCACAAGCGGAGAGGTATTTTTTAACAGCGTTGACCTGTACAGCCGGCCCGAGGAAGAGGCCTCGCGCATCCTCAATAAAAGCGTCGGCTTCGTGTTCCAATTCTATTACCTGCTGCCTGACTTTAACGCGCTGGAGAACGTTTCCTTTCCGGCGCTTATTGCCGGGGCCGCGGACGCCGGGAGCAGGGCAGAGCGGTTGATCGACAGGTTCGGTTTGAGGGAGAGGATGAATAATTTTCCCGCCCAACTTTCAGGCGGGGAACAACAGCGGCTGGCTATAGCCAGGGCGCTGATAAACGGCCCCGAGGTCCTGCTTTGCGATGAGCCCACGGGCAACCTTGATTCCGAGAACGGGGAACGCGTCCTTTCCATCCTGAGCGAGTTAAACAGCGATAACGCGACCACCGTTGTGGTGGTGACCCATGACGAAGCGGTCGCGGCGCGGGCGGACAGAGTGATCCATTTGAAAGATGGAGTTGTGTTGAATTAGGAGGTATCTATGAAGATATGGCTTAATGGTAAATTAGTGGCGAAAGACGAGGCGCGCGTGTCGGTGTTTGACCACGGCCTGCTTTACGGCGACGGCGTGTTTGAAGGCATAAGAAGCTACGGCCGCCGCGTGTTCAAGTTAAGGGAACACGTTGACCGGCTGTATGAGTCCGCCCACTCAATAATGCTTAAGGTCCCTTTAAGCAAGGAGCAGATGATAAGGGCGGTCATCGCCACATTAAAGGCGAATAATCTAAAAGATGCCTACATCCGGCTTGTGGTTACCCGCGGAGAGGGGGACCTCGGGCTTGACCCCAGGAAATGCGCGGGCAGGCCGACGATATTTATCATCGCGGATAAGATCGCGCTCTATCCCGAGCGCCTGTACAGGGACGGCCTGGAGATCATTACCGTTCCGACGATGCGAAACCTGCCTGAGGCGCTTAATCCTCAGATCAAGTCGCTGAATTACCTTAATAATATACTGGCCAAGATCGAGGCGGCCAATTCAGGCTATGACGAGGCGATCATGATGGACCATCTGGGTTATGTCGCCGAATGCACGGGGGACAATATATTCTGCGTGAAGCGCAGCCACCTCTATACCCCGCCTCAGTGTATGGGGACATTGCGCGGCATCACGCGCGATACGGTGCTGGAACTGGCCAGAAAGGAAAGGATCCCCACGCACGAGCACGTATTGACCAGGCATGAGCTGTTTATCTGCGATGAGGTGTTCCTCACCGGCACCGCCGCCGAGATAATCCCCGTGGTAAAGGTGGACGGCAGGCAGATAGGCGACGGAAAGCCCGGCAGGATCACCAACAGGCTTATCAGGGAATTCAGAAAAGCGACCAGGACCGGCGGAGTGAAGTACTAAAGGGAGGGTTTATGCTTTGCGATGTCTGCGGCAAGAATGAAGCGAGTATGCATCTTACCGAGATAGTCAACGGTGAAATGGCGGAGCTGCATCTTTGCGAGAAGTGCGCGGCGGAAAAGAGCATGGAGGTCCAGCAGCAGTTCGGATTGGCGGACCTGCTTGCCGGGCTCTCGCATCTTGGGGAAAAGGCGGCGATAGAAAGGGACGCTTTGGGATTGAAGTGCCCCAACTGCCGCATAACTTATGAGGATTTCAGGAAGGCGGGCCGGCTGGGCTGCAGCGAATGCTACAACGCCTTCAGAAAATACCTGGCGCCTCTTTTAAGGAAGATACACGGCTCAACCAGCCATACGGGAAAGTCACCG
Proteins encoded in this region:
- a CDS encoding ABC transporter permease — protein: MRFEFKLAFRYLTTGRKERFISLIGLISILGVAIGVMALIVVLAVMSGFDRELKDKIVGSFAHITVESEAGIADYGALAETIKSVPMVEAVSPYIQGQVLISAYDKLFPVAVRGIEPDTEKNISKLREYITKGDFDGLKDDACVIGSELAYSFGLGIGDTLSVYSPLFSKDKAHLAVAAVFNSGMYDYDSGLIFVNIGTAQRLFGMGGAIAGAAVKLSDLDAADSVKLNIHRKLGFNYKVMSWMDRNRNFFAALQLEKVTMFIILALIVLVACFNIISTLIVMVVQKTRDIGILRTIGATRKSVRRAFMLVGLLIGGSGILAGTGLGVLLCLLLKKYQFVKLPADIYYIQTLPVYLKLWPDIICIVSSALLIIFLSTIYPAARAARVVPAEALRYE
- a CDS encoding ABC transporter ATP-binding protein gives rise to the protein MIEARKLNKVYGTGSRSLHVLKDIDIRIRKGEFVSIAGPSGAGKSTLLHLLGGIDLPTSGEVFFNSVDLYSRPEEEASRILNKSVGFVFQFYYLLPDFNALENVSFPALIAGAADAGSRAERLIDRFGLRERMNNFPAQLSGGEQQRLAIARALINGPEVLLCDEPTGNLDSENGERVLSILSELNSDNATTVVVVTHDEAVAARADRVIHLKDGVVLN
- the ilvE gene encoding branched-chain-amino-acid transaminase codes for the protein MKIWLNGKLVAKDEARVSVFDHGLLYGDGVFEGIRSYGRRVFKLREHVDRLYESAHSIMLKVPLSKEQMIRAVIATLKANNLKDAYIRLVVTRGEGDLGLDPRKCAGRPTIFIIADKIALYPERLYRDGLEIITVPTMRNLPEALNPQIKSLNYLNNILAKIEAANSGYDEAIMMDHLGYVAECTGDNIFCVKRSHLYTPPQCMGTLRGITRDTVLELARKERIPTHEHVLTRHELFICDEVFLTGTAAEIIPVVKVDGRQIGDGKPGRITNRLIREFRKATRTGGVKY
- a CDS encoding UvrB/UvrC motif-containing protein, translated to MLCDVCGKNEASMHLTEIVNGEMAELHLCEKCAAEKSMEVQQQFGLADLLAGLSHLGEKAAIERDALGLKCPNCRITYEDFRKAGRLGCSECYNAFRKYLAPLLRKIHGSTSHTGKSPRFKAKAAAASRAPKLKKADEALAGPRAKPGDDVAELRARLQKAIASEEYEEAARLRDKIRELEKRSK